The Amaranthus tricolor cultivar Red isolate AtriRed21 chromosome 6, ASM2621246v1, whole genome shotgun sequence genome has a segment encoding these proteins:
- the LOC130815953 gene encoding auxin response factor 3: protein MMGVLIDLNTVNEDEDTTNYYQNSNNSTQNLQDSNFSLSSPNSSSPSSSVCMELWHACAGPLISLPKKGSLVVYLPQGHLEEHHQHQQQHNMPEFDFSCGVNSSSNNNKKNNAFDSHQNNIPPHVFCRVLDVKLHAEVATDEVYAQVSLIPESQIEEKPRESETDVEGDEEDFDDVVKSTTPHMFCKTLTASDTSTHGGFSVPRRAAEDCFPPLDYKQQRPSQELVAKDLHGVKWTFRHIYRGQPRRHLLTTGWSAFVNKKKLVSGDAVLFLRGADGELRLGIRRAVQLKGPALFSALSGRPLCNQSVSAAIDAISSGRVFSVCYNPRASSSEFVVPFRRFMKSLDTSFSVGMRFKMRFEAEDAGERRYTGVVTGMAELDPMRWPGSKWRCLMVRWDDVEVNRHGRVSPWEIEATGSFPSPSSMMSTGLKRSRIGMPLSKPEFSIPSGVGIADFGESLGYRKVLQGQEKLGSRSACNGNDNPHPPLSEPGRCYPSSIPQGDFGRTAKGVGFRESFRFQKVLQGQEIHHSSPAHMDGLTTSSNRRHEGGSPFEIFEGVRVPNCGNGWLKAQVSSPSSVLMFPHGSIQPARSFRTPVCQPRMMSTEHVKCSSVPAYNPLLKGGNDLIPAAKTSCRLFGFSLTEGEHSIDKDRKHSSFPAPETSYWPLVEGQPCYKSPSVTKVASNCPASNNLYSVRDMLLDITL, encoded by the exons ATGATGGgtgttttaattgatttaaacACTGtcaatgaagatgaagatactACTAACTATTACCAAAATAGTAACAATAGTACCCAAAATCTCCAAGATTCAAACTTTAGTCTTTCTTCTCCGAATTCATCTTCACCATCTTCATCTGTTTGTATGGAGTTATGGCATGCTTGTGCTGGTCCTTTGATTTCTTTACCCAAAAAGGGTAGCTTGGTAGTTTACTTACCTCAAGGTCATCTTGAAGAacatcatcaacatcaacaaCAGCATAATATGCCTGAATTTGATTTTTCATGTGGGGTtaatagtagtagtaataataataagaagaataatGCTTTTGATTCCCACCAAAACAATATTCCTCCTCACGTGTTCTGTCGTGTTCTTGATGTTAAACTCCAT GCTGAAGTGGCAACTGATGAGGTTTATGCTCAAGTTTCTCTAATCCCAGAAAGCCAG ATTGAGGAGAAACCGAGAGAGAGTGAGACAGATGTTGAGGGAGATGAAGAGGATTTTGATGATGTGGTCAAGTCTACTACACCACACATGTTCTGCAAGACTCTTACCGCCTCCGATACCAGCACTCATGGAGGTTTCTCGGTCCCTCGTCGTGCTGCCGAGGACTGCTTCCCTCCCTTG GATTATAAGCAGCAAAGGCCATCTCAGGAGCTTGTTGCAAAGGATCTGCATGGAGTGAAGTGGACTTTCAGACATATTTACAGAG GCCAGCCGAGGAGGCATTTGCTTACAACTGGTTGGAGTGCTTTTGTGAACAAGAAGAAGCTGGTTTCTGGAGATGCTGTACTCTTCCTTAG AGGTGCTGATGGGGAGTTGAGATTAGGAATCCGAAGAGCAGTTCAACTGAAAGGGCCTGCATTGTTTTCTGCTCTTTCTGGTAGACCGTTGTGCAATCAGAGTGTGTCTGCTGCAATCGACGCCATATCTTCTGGACGTGTTTTCAGTGTCTGTTACAACCCAAG GGCAAGCTCATCTGAGTTTGTTGTGCCATTCCGGAGGTTCATGAAGAGTCTAGACACTTCTTTCAGCGTGGGAATGAGGTTCAAAATGCGTTTTGAGGCAGAAGATGCTGGTGAAAGAAG GTACACTGGAGTAGTGACTGGAATGGCCGAGTTGGATCCCATGAGATGGCCTGGATCTAAATGGCGTTGCCTAATG GTAAGGTGGGATGATGTTGAAGTGAATCGCCATGGTAGAGTTTCTCCATGGGAAATCGAGGCAACTGGTTCATTCCCGAGTCCCAGCAGCATGATGTCCACTGGCCTAAAAAGGAGCAGAATTGGCATGCCGTTGTCTAAACCAGAATTTTCAATTCCTA GTGGAGTTGGTATAGCGGACTTTGGGGAATCCTTAGGATACCGGAAGGTCTTGCAAGGTCAAGAAAAATTGGGTTCTCGTTCAGCctgtaatggtaatgataaCCCTCATCCCCCCCTGTCTGAACCTGGAAGATGCTATCCTAGCTCCATTCCGCAAGGTGATTTTGGCAGGACTGCCAAAGGCGTAGGCTTCAGGGAATCATTCCGATTCCAAAAGGTCTTGCAAGGTCAAGAAATACATCATTCAAGTCCGGCTCACATGGATGGGTTAACAACATCAAGCAACCGCAGGCATGAAGGTGGTAGTCCCTTTGAGATTTTCGAAGGTGTCCGAGTGCCTAACTGTGGAAACGGATGGCTGAAGGCACAAGTCTCTTCACCATCCTCGGTCCTAATGTTCCCACATGGCAGCATTCAGCCAGCTCGGAGCTTCAGAACTCCCGTGTGTCAACCCAGGATGATGAGTACAGAACATGTAAAGTGTTCGAGTGTTCCTGCATACAATCCTCTCTTGAAAGGTGGTAACGACTTAATTCCCGCTGCTAAAACCAGTTGTAGGCTATTCGGGTTTTCTCTTACTGAAGGGGAACACAGCATAGATAAAGACAGAAAACATAGCTCGTTTCCAGCACCCGAGACCTCATATTGGCCTCTTGTTGAAGGGCAGCCATGCTACAAGTCTCCATCTGTGACCAAAGTTGCCAGCAACTGCCCCGCATCAAACAATCTATATTCTGTAAGAGATATGCTTCTTGATATCACTCTTTAA